One Gemmatimonas sp. UBA7669 genomic window carries:
- a CDS encoding peptidase MA family metallohydrolase, which produces MVLALWLGSGAQSIPGLRASVAVAQGAPETGAQGIRLDNGRFTVVAGRRDERLARALMASAVANDRFPGLRPSAARVLIAVAPDADTFRQWVGPFAPEWGAAIAFPDQQRIIMQGGYASSDAGDPLIVLRHEMAHLALHEQLGPRPSRWFDEGYASVAAGEFSREQVFETTLGMVWRTLPSFEALEDGFRGGGMEASWSYAMAHRIVSELRELGGDAGLARFFVEWESTNSFEKALRSSYGMTGEAFEKHWQSQTRRRYGALALVTNVSAVVGLLSLALVPLVVQRRKRDRARLEAMRAADAAQEAALRESSLQALLDIPEGVTSDPEAEPESDPEPVAPLPGPSSPRYPPA; this is translated from the coding sequence GTGGTCCTGGCCCTGTGGCTCGGGTCTGGGGCGCAGAGCATCCCGGGTCTGCGCGCATCGGTAGCGGTGGCGCAAGGTGCACCGGAGACCGGCGCGCAGGGCATCCGACTCGACAACGGGCGATTCACGGTGGTGGCCGGGCGGCGCGATGAGCGCCTCGCCCGCGCGCTCATGGCGTCAGCCGTGGCCAACGATCGCTTTCCCGGACTGCGCCCATCCGCGGCCCGCGTGCTCATTGCCGTGGCGCCCGACGCGGACACCTTTCGCCAGTGGGTCGGGCCCTTTGCGCCGGAGTGGGGCGCGGCCATCGCCTTCCCTGACCAGCAGCGCATCATCATGCAGGGCGGTTACGCCAGTTCCGACGCGGGCGATCCACTGATCGTGCTGCGACACGAAATGGCGCATCTCGCGCTGCACGAGCAGTTGGGGCCCCGTCCCTCGCGCTGGTTTGACGAGGGCTATGCCAGTGTGGCCGCCGGTGAGTTCTCGCGTGAGCAGGTGTTCGAGACCACACTGGGCATGGTGTGGCGCACGCTGCCCAGCTTCGAGGCGCTCGAAGACGGTTTCCGCGGCGGCGGCATGGAAGCCTCGTGGAGCTATGCCATGGCGCATCGCATCGTGTCGGAACTCCGCGAGTTGGGAGGCGATGCCGGTCTCGCGCGCTTCTTTGTCGAGTGGGAGAGCACCAACTCCTTCGAGAAGGCGCTGCGCAGCAGCTATGGCATGACCGGTGAGGCCTTCGAGAAGCACTGGCAATCGCAGACCCGTCGGCGCTACGGCGCGCTCGCACTGGTCACCAACGTCTCGGCTGTGGTCGGTCTGTTGTCTTTGGCCCTCGTGCCGTTGGTGGTGCAGCGGCGCAAACGGGACCGGGCGCGTCTCGAGGCCATGCGGGCGGCCGACGCCGCGCAGGAGGCCGCCTTGCGCGAGAGCAGCCTGCAGGCGCTGCTGGACATACCGGAAGGCGTGACATCGGACCCTGAGGCCGAACCGGAATCGGACCCGGAGCCGGTGGCACCCTTGCCCGGGCCATCCTCGCCCCGATATCCTCCGGCATGA
- the rsmH gene encoding 16S rRNA (cytosine(1402)-N(4))-methyltransferase RsmH, with protein MSPARTLPSGRAGTYHVPVLLAEVETLLADADTVLDCTLGGGGHSAALLERGMRVTGVDRDPRALAAARERLVDFERSGQFRALLGNYADLPSAGLADAERFDGILLDLGVSSHQFDDPTRGFTFREGAPLDMRMGTDADVDAAELLNTIDEVDLSALLRNYADEPRAAKMAREIVRRRARRPFATADDLVDAIRAVLGPRSGAPDFARIFQAVRIAVNDELAGLERALPALRDRLTPGGVLAIIAYHSGEDRLVKNAFREWSRDCVCPPRLMVCGCRGVALGETLTRRPVSAADDEVDVNVRARSARLRAWRLAR; from the coding sequence GTGAGCCCGGCCCGTACGCTCCCCTCAGGGCGCGCGGGGACCTACCACGTCCCCGTCCTGCTGGCCGAAGTGGAAACGCTGTTGGCCGACGCCGACACCGTCCTCGACTGCACCCTGGGTGGTGGTGGCCATTCGGCCGCCCTGCTCGAGCGTGGCATGCGTGTCACCGGCGTCGACCGCGACCCGCGCGCGCTGGCCGCTGCGCGCGAGCGCCTGGTGGACTTCGAACGCAGTGGGCAGTTCCGCGCGTTGCTGGGCAACTATGCCGATCTTCCGTCGGCCGGTCTCGCCGATGCCGAGCGCTTTGACGGCATACTGCTCGACCTCGGGGTGTCCTCGCACCAGTTCGACGACCCGACCCGCGGCTTCACCTTCCGCGAAGGCGCGCCGCTCGACATGCGCATGGGCACCGACGCCGACGTCGATGCCGCCGAGTTGCTCAACACCATCGACGAAGTCGACTTGTCGGCGTTGCTGCGCAACTATGCCGATGAACCGCGCGCGGCCAAGATGGCCCGCGAAATCGTGCGGCGTCGCGCGCGTCGGCCGTTTGCCACCGCCGACGACCTGGTGGACGCCATTCGGGCCGTGCTCGGCCCGCGAAGTGGCGCGCCAGATTTTGCGCGCATCTTCCAGGCCGTGCGCATTGCCGTGAACGATGAACTGGCCGGACTCGAGCGCGCGCTGCCCGCGCTGCGCGACCGTCTCACCCCGGGTGGCGTGCTGGCCATCATTGCCTATCACTCGGGTGAGGATCGCCTCGTCAAGAACGCCTTCCGCGAGTGGAGCCGCGACTGCGTCTGCCCGCCGCGGCTCATGGTGTGCGGTTGCCGCGGCGTCGCGCTGGGCGAAACGCTGACGCGCCGCCCCGTGTCGGCGGCCGACGACGAGGTGGACGTGAACGTGCGGGCACGCAGCGCCAGACTGCGTGCCTGGCGCCTGGCGCGCTGA
- a CDS encoding UDP-N-acetylmuramoyl-L-alanyl-D-glutamate--2,6-diaminopimelate ligase has translation MSDTRSAESGSPVAVPVVVDALRDAGLLVSGAIDGHAWPAHITDLVDDSRRVTPGCAFLAIRGATQDGHAWIDAAVQAGASLLIVEDVEAARHVSVPVVPVRDGRRAAAIAAAAFHRWPARSLTLVGVTGTNGKTTTVGLLRHLLDGPDHPAASIGTLGVLVGSRGVALPGGGGLTTPGPVELQRLLRRLVDDGVRAVAMETSSHALDQRRVEGLSFAAAVFTNLTRDHLDYHGSMDAYRAAKLRLVGLLARDGVAVFNADDPAWRGVHHAPRTLMFGAAAPGTAEPALDVAARDVQFGTSGSQFLLVTRSGAHRVTLPLIGDFNVANALAAAAAAIGLGISAADVAARLATVPQVPGRLEILRTQPTVLRDYAHTPDALERALQAVRPFTRVPDAPPGRLIVLFGCGGDRDRGKRPEMGRIAEQLADVTIVTSDNPRTEDPDRILDDIVAGMTAGRYTRIVDRREAIAEALRMAQPEDVVVLAGKGHETYQIRGTTSYPFDEQVIVRELATSMGLS, from the coding sequence GTGAGTGACACGCGTTCTGCGGAATCCGGTTCGCCCGTTGCGGTACCAGTGGTTGTCGATGCGCTACGTGATGCCGGCCTGTTGGTGTCGGGCGCCATCGATGGACACGCGTGGCCCGCGCACATCACCGATCTGGTCGACGACAGTCGGCGCGTGACACCCGGCTGCGCCTTTCTGGCCATTCGCGGTGCCACGCAGGACGGCCACGCCTGGATTGATGCGGCCGTGCAGGCCGGGGCCTCGCTGCTCATCGTGGAGGATGTGGAGGCCGCGCGGCACGTCAGCGTGCCGGTCGTGCCCGTGCGCGACGGACGTCGCGCGGCCGCCATTGCTGCAGCGGCCTTTCACCGATGGCCGGCGCGTTCGCTGACGCTGGTTGGCGTCACCGGTACCAACGGCAAAACCACCACCGTAGGATTGCTGCGTCATCTGCTTGATGGGCCCGATCATCCGGCGGCGTCCATCGGCACACTGGGTGTGCTGGTGGGCAGTCGTGGTGTGGCCTTGCCGGGCGGTGGTGGGCTCACGACGCCGGGCCCCGTGGAGTTGCAGCGTCTGTTGCGTCGTCTCGTGGACGACGGCGTGCGGGCCGTGGCCATGGAAACCAGCTCCCATGCGCTCGATCAGCGTCGCGTGGAAGGGCTCAGTTTTGCGGCGGCGGTGTTCACCAACCTCACGCGTGATCATCTCGATTATCACGGCAGCATGGACGCCTATCGTGCAGCCAAGCTGCGCCTCGTGGGCCTGCTCGCGCGTGATGGCGTGGCCGTGTTCAACGCCGACGATCCGGCCTGGCGCGGGGTGCACCATGCGCCGCGCACGCTGATGTTTGGCGCGGCCGCGCCGGGCACCGCCGAGCCGGCGCTCGATGTGGCGGCGCGCGATGTGCAGTTCGGCACGAGCGGCAGTCAGTTCCTGCTGGTGACCCGGAGCGGCGCGCATAGGGTCACGCTGCCACTCATTGGTGACTTCAACGTGGCCAACGCGCTCGCAGCGGCGGCGGCGGCCATTGGCTTGGGGATCTCGGCCGCTGACGTGGCCGCGCGCCTGGCCACCGTGCCGCAGGTGCCGGGTCGACTCGAGATCCTGCGCACACAGCCCACGGTGCTGCGCGACTACGCGCATACGCCCGACGCGCTCGAGCGCGCACTGCAGGCGGTGCGGCCGTTCACGCGCGTGCCCGATGCCCCACCCGGTCGCCTCATCGTGCTCTTCGGCTGCGGTGGTGACCGCGATCGCGGCAAGCGCCCGGAGATGGGCCGCATTGCCGAACAGTTGGCCGACGTGACCATCGTCACCAGCGACAATCCACGCACCGAAGATCCCGATCGCATCCTCGACGACATTGTCGCGGGCATGACGGCGGGTCGATACACGCGCATTGTGGATCGTCGCGAGGCCATTGCCGAAGCGCTGCGCATGGCGCAGCCCGAGGATGTGGTGGTGCTGGCTGGCAAGGGGCACGAGACCTACCAGATTCGCGGCACCACGTCGTATCCCTTCGATGAACAGGTCATCGTGAGGGAGTTGGCCACCAGCATGGGGTTGTCGTGA
- a CDS encoding tetratricopeptide repeat protein encodes MSDAQPNTPRPEWLDASGQPLSARLAQVADAIEKAIGQAGDDTSTADAARRTAQLKDDIIACFREADAALLAAQSAKDAVKALAERWKVLNANTPSVAPDQSPSAQAPSTAAAPISARVDLLGASTFVEKGWNLLSLGQVPEAIVALQKALALAPGQVEALVLLAWAYVNDGQLDAAHAPLEQARAQAPDDALAVMVWGRWLALQGHFTDADRCLEQAAASGDGRAALYAHLYRAQLQRTLGAHDAAALTLRQALQKGPNLVQAWYELGRTHWECGRRADALQAWQSGSAANKFSPWGKRCAALLDLVSANQELVFVDT; translated from the coding sequence ATGAGCGACGCGCAACCGAACACGCCGCGCCCGGAGTGGCTGGACGCCAGCGGTCAGCCGCTGTCGGCCAGGCTTGCTCAAGTGGCTGATGCCATTGAGAAAGCCATCGGGCAAGCGGGCGATGACACGTCAACTGCGGACGCGGCCCGCCGCACCGCACAGCTCAAGGACGACATCATCGCCTGCTTCCGCGAAGCCGACGCCGCCCTGCTGGCCGCGCAGTCGGCCAAGGACGCGGTGAAGGCGCTGGCCGAGCGCTGGAAGGTGCTCAACGCCAATACGCCGAGTGTGGCCCCAGATCAATCGCCGTCGGCGCAGGCGCCGTCCACCGCAGCCGCTCCCATCTCAGCGCGCGTAGACCTGCTCGGCGCGTCCACCTTCGTGGAGAAGGGTTGGAACCTGCTGTCGCTGGGGCAGGTGCCCGAGGCCATCGTCGCACTGCAGAAGGCCCTGGCGTTGGCGCCGGGGCAGGTTGAGGCGCTGGTGCTGCTGGCCTGGGCCTACGTCAATGACGGCCAGCTTGACGCCGCCCACGCGCCGTTGGAACAGGCGCGTGCACAGGCCCCCGACGATGCCCTGGCCGTCATGGTCTGGGGGCGCTGGCTGGCGCTACAGGGGCATTTCACCGACGCCGATCGCTGTCTCGAGCAGGCCGCGGCTTCGGGCGACGGGCGGGCCGCGCTGTATGCGCACCTCTACCGCGCGCAGCTCCAGCGCACGCTGGGCGCACACGACGCGGCCGCGTTGACGCTCCGTCAGGCGCTGCAGAAGGGACCCAACCTCGTGCAGGCGTGGTATGAGCTGGGACGCACGCACTGGGAATGCGGGCGACGCGCAGACGCCCTGCAGGCATGGCAGAGCGGCAGCGCGGCCAACAAGTTCAGTCCATGGGGCAAACGCTGCGCAGCGCTTCTCGATCTCGTGTCGGCCAATCAGGAACTCGTCTTCGTCGATACCTGA
- a CDS encoding chemotaxis protein CheW translates to MSQVETHGAVATSADSRPSQTSTPFRTAVGNARRRRTPDVERSTFVICRVENVLLAFPVEQVERVVPRQQTSTHAAAAHMPTLTLPERRATAHEVCALHPHAQALPRTLVLRHGAARMLLDVSHVYEVRAIETARVAGAGDDAPWAFVVGQFPRDDEPCWVLDVPRLLRAAETAHA, encoded by the coding sequence ATGAGTCAGGTCGAAACACACGGTGCCGTCGCAACGAGTGCGGACTCACGCCCATCGCAGACGTCCACGCCGTTTCGCACGGCAGTGGGCAATGCCCGCCGTCGTCGCACGCCGGATGTCGAGCGTTCGACGTTTGTCATCTGCCGCGTTGAGAACGTCCTGCTGGCATTTCCCGTAGAGCAGGTGGAACGTGTCGTGCCCCGTCAGCAAACCAGCACGCATGCCGCGGCAGCGCACATGCCCACGCTGACTTTGCCCGAGCGACGAGCCACTGCACACGAGGTCTGTGCGCTGCATCCGCACGCTCAGGCACTGCCGCGCACGCTCGTGCTGCGCCATGGCGCCGCGCGCATGCTGCTCGATGTCTCGCATGTCTACGAGGTGCGCGCCATCGAAACCGCGCGCGTTGCCGGTGCAGGTGACGACGCGCCCTGGGCGTTTGTGGTGGGGCAGTTCCCGCGCGACGACGAACCGTGTTGGGTGCTCGATGTGCCGCGTCTCTTGCGCGCAGCGGAGACGGCGCACGCATGA
- a CDS encoding tetratricopeptide repeat protein — protein MLPSVASAQYNRVPDPNATRVMVAVFRSAEKGLGVQAADAVRSRMTSDFPFKQVYVLPKQDLTATLEASGFPTTEALEPHDQKALASLLRADEYITGSATKSESGVRLEAALVLARDNSLVQPLGVFEAKNFSDASKAMAVELKEARKQLDAEKKCIASARQQKWDEAIAAAKEGVAAYPKATLARICWANVLVSREAPAAEKMAVAQEITKYDPKSRYGLEILADAYQAAGQSDSVVVTLTRLLSTDPKNPRLQKTVVEALAKVANPAAARPVVDEAVQANPGDSELLRLRWIILLATKDYAAAHAQGKELIALDTSFADTTYFIRTSRAYQADSQYQKAAETAAQGLAKFPNQPSLVYDQIVSLRSAGQNQQALEALDKAVANKVPVENGTLIRILTLKDLGQDIVPAIKDAIAAGDTSSLLRGQLLGAAQEASRKAGASKSEDDFKVAVDQLKYAESVATPDIKAQAQFLLGATYVQYGYAKVQAAAAAKDCAGAKAAKDMFVEAQILLPRGGSFSPDVTRQLMGQVAQLDPYADQVIKAFCK, from the coding sequence TTGCTGCCTTCGGTGGCGTCGGCCCAGTACAATCGGGTCCCCGATCCGAATGCGACGCGCGTCATGGTCGCGGTGTTCCGCTCCGCGGAGAAGGGCCTGGGGGTGCAGGCGGCGGACGCGGTGCGTTCGCGCATGACCAGTGACTTCCCCTTCAAGCAGGTGTACGTCCTGCCCAAGCAGGACCTCACCGCCACGCTTGAAGCCTCGGGTTTCCCCACCACGGAAGCGCTCGAGCCGCATGACCAGAAGGCGCTGGCCTCGCTGCTGCGCGCCGACGAGTACATCACCGGGTCGGCCACCAAGTCGGAATCGGGTGTGAGGCTCGAAGCGGCGCTGGTGCTGGCCCGCGACAACTCGCTCGTGCAGCCGCTCGGCGTGTTCGAAGCCAAGAACTTCAGCGACGCCTCCAAGGCCATGGCGGTGGAGCTCAAGGAAGCCCGCAAGCAGCTCGACGCCGAAAAGAAGTGCATCGCCTCCGCCCGTCAGCAGAAGTGGGATGAGGCCATCGCGGCGGCAAAGGAAGGCGTAGCCGCTTATCCCAAGGCCACGCTGGCGCGCATTTGCTGGGCCAACGTGCTGGTGTCGCGGGAAGCACCGGCTGCCGAAAAGATGGCGGTGGCGCAGGAAATCACGAAGTACGATCCCAAGAGCCGCTACGGCCTCGAAATCCTCGCCGACGCCTACCAGGCGGCCGGTCAGAGCGACTCGGTGGTGGTGACGCTCACGCGTCTCCTGTCTACCGATCCGAAGAACCCGCGTCTCCAGAAGACGGTGGTGGAAGCGCTGGCCAAGGTCGCCAATCCGGCCGCGGCGCGCCCGGTGGTGGACGAGGCCGTGCAGGCCAACCCGGGTGACTCCGAGCTGCTGCGTCTGCGCTGGATCATCCTGCTGGCTACCAAGGACTATGCGGCGGCGCATGCGCAGGGCAAGGAGCTGATCGCGCTCGACACCTCGTTTGCCGACACCACGTACTTCATCCGCACCTCGCGCGCCTATCAGGCCGACAGCCAGTACCAGAAGGCGGCGGAGACGGCGGCTCAGGGTCTGGCCAAGTTCCCCAACCAGCCCTCGCTGGTCTACGACCAGATCGTGTCGCTGCGCAGCGCCGGCCAGAACCAGCAGGCCCTTGAGGCGCTGGACAAGGCGGTGGCGAACAAGGTGCCGGTGGAAAACGGCACGCTCATTCGCATCCTTACGCTGAAGGATCTCGGTCAGGACATTGTGCCGGCTATCAAGGACGCCATCGCTGCCGGAGATACCTCCTCGCTGCTTCGCGGCCAGTTGCTCGGCGCCGCGCAGGAAGCGTCGCGCAAGGCGGGGGCCAGCAAGAGCGAAGATGACTTCAAGGTGGCCGTCGACCAGCTGAAGTACGCTGAATCGGTTGCAACGCCCGACATCAAGGCGCAGGCGCAGTTCCTGCTCGGCGCGACGTATGTGCAGTATGGCTACGCCAAGGTGCAGGCGGCGGCCGCAGCGAAGGATTGTGCGGGTGCCAAGGCGGCCAAGGACATGTTCGTCGAAGCGCAGATCCTGTTGCCTCGTGGTGGTTCATTCTCACCCGATGTGACGCGCCAGCTGATGGGGCAGGTCGCTCAGCTCGATCCATACGCCGATCAGGTCATCAAGGCCTTTTGCAAGTAA
- a CDS encoding penicillin-binding transpeptidase domain-containing protein, with protein MTHPHSAPLHSAQSRAEAEHQPLVTVSRGRSTFVHLCLVLFGAGIVARAAQVQVIEHGLWAGKATDQHMRDETVEPLRGTLVDASGTVLVETREQMRLVIEPHHLRPAVRKTGTGAARKVDTIDTRSVLRRGLRDLRVGDEWVKRALDRKRKWVELPHRFAPSDVERLKGLPGVSIKPVLTRVNSTPAGLRGVVGVLDLEGEPRSGLELELHEWLRGESGHMPVVRDGLGGRLESPEYQRVEARPGHTVTLTINQSLQEIAEEALAAARERTGASGGDVVIVDPRDGAVLALAGVRDGKPAYTSTPIVEAYEPGSVLKPFVLAKLLERGVTTPEEVVETDNGLWSYGGYKLTDTHKAERMSVFQVVQHSSNIGTAKLSLRLPPADVYQILRDFGFGSYTGVSYPSESRGVLPLPREWKEVTRTRIPIGYGISATPLQVALAYVAIANGGELLQPTLVRAVHRRSGEPLYQHRRTVVRRVLTQDAAALMRRMLKSVVDSGTAQAAEMGSFDVGGKSGTARRVVQGGYQQGLYNSSFAGMFPAEDPQYVIVARLIDPKGTYYGGVVAGEAVHDILQAALATRDASLDGDALAAIARPIAAPLPKPRTPEQLRVALRDSLRRDSLLAPAPRAPEPVAAPAMVVVDLPHRSAARGPDGGRNTGEAVRDPRPVPSVYGLDARRAALTLHQAGFQVSLVNGTVVRTRPAAGVVLQSGATVQLEVPKP; from the coding sequence ATGACGCATCCGCATTCCGCGCCTCTGCACTCCGCGCAATCGCGCGCGGAGGCCGAGCATCAGCCACTCGTGACGGTGAGTCGCGGGCGCTCCACGTTCGTGCACTTGTGTCTGGTGCTGTTTGGCGCGGGCATCGTGGCGCGCGCGGCGCAGGTCCAGGTCATTGAACATGGCCTCTGGGCGGGCAAGGCCACCGACCAGCACATGCGCGACGAAACCGTCGAGCCGCTGCGCGGCACGCTGGTGGACGCGTCGGGCACCGTACTGGTGGAAACCCGTGAACAGATGCGGCTCGTCATCGAGCCGCACCATCTGCGGCCGGCGGTGCGCAAAACCGGGACGGGGGCGGCGCGCAAGGTGGACACGATCGATACGCGCAGTGTGTTGCGGCGGGGATTGCGCGATCTGCGAGTGGGTGACGAGTGGGTGAAGCGCGCGCTTGATCGCAAGCGCAAGTGGGTGGAGTTGCCCCATCGCTTTGCGCCCTCCGACGTGGAACGTCTCAAGGGCTTGCCCGGCGTGTCCATCAAGCCCGTGCTGACGCGCGTCAATTCCACACCGGCCGGACTGCGCGGCGTGGTGGGCGTGCTGGATCTTGAGGGCGAGCCGCGCAGTGGCCTCGAGCTCGAGCTGCACGAGTGGTTGCGGGGCGAATCGGGCCACATGCCGGTGGTGCGCGACGGTTTGGGCGGACGTCTGGAGTCGCCGGAGTATCAGCGCGTGGAAGCGCGGCCCGGGCACACTGTCACGCTGACCATCAATCAGAGCCTGCAGGAAATTGCCGAGGAGGCGTTGGCCGCCGCGCGCGAACGCACCGGGGCCAGTGGCGGGGATGTGGTCATTGTGGACCCGCGCGACGGCGCCGTATTGGCGCTGGCCGGTGTGCGCGACGGCAAACCCGCCTACACCAGCACGCCCATTGTAGAGGCCTACGAGCCCGGGTCGGTGCTCAAGCCCTTCGTGCTGGCCAAGCTGCTTGAGCGTGGCGTCACCACACCCGAGGAGGTCGTGGAAACCGACAACGGCCTCTGGAGCTACGGTGGCTACAAGCTCACCGATACGCACAAGGCCGAACGCATGTCGGTGTTTCAAGTCGTGCAGCACTCCAGCAACATCGGCACCGCTAAACTTTCGCTGCGTCTGCCACCGGCCGATGTGTATCAGATTCTGCGCGACTTCGGGTTCGGCAGTTACACCGGTGTGAGCTATCCCAGCGAATCGCGTGGCGTACTGCCGCTGCCGCGTGAGTGGAAAGAAGTCACACGCACACGCATTCCCATTGGCTACGGCATATCCGCCACACCGCTGCAAGTGGCGCTGGCCTATGTGGCCATTGCCAATGGGGGCGAACTGCTGCAGCCCACGCTGGTACGCGCCGTGCATCGGCGGAGCGGGGAACCACTGTATCAGCACCGGCGGACGGTGGTGCGCCGCGTGCTGACCCAGGACGCGGCCGCGCTCATGCGCCGCATGCTCAAGAGTGTGGTGGACAGCGGTACGGCGCAGGCTGCGGAAATGGGCAGCTTTGATGTGGGTGGCAAGTCCGGCACGGCGCGCCGTGTGGTGCAGGGCGGTTACCAGCAGGGGCTCTACAACTCGAGCTTTGCCGGCATGTTTCCCGCCGAAGATCCCCAGTACGTGATCGTGGCGCGACTCATCGACCCCAAGGGCACTTACTACGGCGGTGTCGTGGCCGGTGAAGCGGTGCACGACATTCTGCAGGCGGCGCTGGCCACACGTGACGCCTCGCTCGATGGCGACGCGCTCGCGGCCATCGCGCGCCCCATTGCCGCGCCGCTGCCCAAGCCGCGCACGCCGGAGCAATTGCGCGTGGCCTTGCGCGATTCGCTGCGCCGCGATTCTCTGCTTGCCCCTGCGCCGCGCGCGCCGGAACCGGTGGCTGCCCCGGCCATGGTGGTCGTGGACCTGCCACATCGATCGGCGGCTCGCGGCCCAGACGGTGGTCGCAACACCGGAGAAGCCGTGCGCGACCCGCGTCCTGTGCCGTCGGTGTACGGCCTCGATGCGCGGCGCGCGGCGCTCACGCTGCATCAGGCGGGCTTTCAGGTGAGTCTCGTCAACGGCACGGTGGTGCGCACGCGACCGGCGGCCGGCGTGGTGCTGCAGAGCGGCGCCACTGTGCAACTCGAGGTGCCCAAGCCGTGA
- a CDS encoding UDP-N-acetylmuramoyl-tripeptide--D-alanyl-D-alanine ligase yields the protein MSPVFTSGTEYAAVPAVTPEFAHPYWTFERVAQALGTGPSMPQPLAGISTDTRRIARGDVFVALRGEQFDAHDFLATARDAGAAAFVVSDAMRAAGLGVPTYVVPDTLVALGQLAHAWRKAWGRSVIAVAGSNGKTSTKELLRAALSRSYQVHATAGNLNNRVGVPLTLLAMPSDAELAVVELGTNTPGEVAMLRAIAAPDVAVLTSIGEEHLEGLGDLAGVLREECEVFHGVTLAVVTSSSPDAVALARSRAQAVITAGLTDADVVPETWSLDAQGRVQLRFGGEDMTLPLRGAHQAGNAMLALAVAQACAVSLADAATGLANMPVPSMRGVWEQHGPLTLLNDAYNANPASMRAALQLLHEVPTEAQRVAVLGSMRELGAQSAAQHEAVAREALATRAELIAAVGEFADAFTRVAPQDPRVVAADTLEALWPLLEARLSPKSLVLLKASRGMRLEQLVPRLVAFASAHADAHATASSSPNS from the coding sequence GTGAGTCCGGTTTTTACCTCGGGTACCGAGTATGCCGCCGTGCCGGCGGTCACGCCTGAATTCGCGCATCCCTATTGGACGTTCGAGCGGGTGGCGCAGGCTCTTGGCACTGGTCCGTCCATGCCGCAGCCGCTGGCGGGCATCAGCACTGACACGCGGCGCATTGCGCGCGGTGACGTGTTCGTGGCCCTGCGCGGCGAGCAGTTCGATGCGCACGATTTTCTGGCCACTGCACGCGACGCCGGCGCGGCGGCGTTTGTGGTAAGCGATGCCATGCGCGCCGCCGGTCTCGGGGTTCCCACCTATGTGGTGCCCGATACGCTGGTGGCGCTCGGCCAACTGGCCCATGCCTGGCGGAAGGCCTGGGGCCGCAGTGTCATCGCGGTGGCCGGCTCCAACGGCAAGACGAGTACCAAGGAACTGCTGCGCGCGGCGCTGAGCCGCAGCTATCAGGTGCATGCCACGGCCGGCAATCTCAACAACCGGGTGGGCGTACCGCTCACTCTGCTGGCCATGCCCAGTGATGCGGAGTTGGCCGTGGTGGAGCTGGGTACCAACACGCCTGGCGAAGTGGCCATGCTGCGGGCCATCGCCGCACCCGATGTCGCCGTGCTCACGAGTATCGGCGAGGAGCATCTCGAAGGACTCGGCGATCTCGCCGGTGTACTGCGCGAAGAGTGCGAGGTCTTTCATGGCGTCACGCTCGCTGTCGTCACGTCGTCGTCACCCGACGCGGTGGCCCTGGCCCGCTCGCGGGCGCAGGCGGTCATCACCGCCGGCCTGACTGACGCCGATGTGGTGCCCGAGACCTGGTCGCTCGACGCGCAGGGCCGGGTTCAGCTGCGATTTGGTGGCGAGGACATGACACTGCCGCTGCGCGGCGCGCATCAGGCAGGCAATGCCATGCTGGCGCTGGCCGTGGCGCAGGCCTGTGCGGTGTCATTGGCTGATGCGGCCACGGGACTGGCCAACATGCCGGTGCCGTCCATGCGTGGCGTCTGGGAGCAGCACGGTCCGCTCACGCTGCTCAATGACGCCTACAACGCCAACCCGGCCAGCATGCGGGCAGCGCTGCAATTGCTGCACGAGGTGCCCACCGAGGCGCAGCGCGTGGCCGTGCTGGGCAGCATGCGCGAACTGGGTGCGCAAAGCGCGGCGCAGCATGAGGCCGTGGCGCGCGAAGCGCTGGCTACCCGCGCCGAGCTTATTGCGGCGGTCGGAGAGTTTGCCGACGCCTTTACGCGCGTCGCGCCGCAGGACCCGCGCGTGGTGGCAGCCGATACGCTCGAGGCGCTTTGGCCGTTGCTCGAAGCACGTCTCTCGCCCAAGTCGCTGGTGCTGCTCAAGGCCTCGCGCGGCATGCGTCTCGAACAACTCGTTCCGCGTCTCGTGGCCTTCGCATCTGCTCACGCAGATGCTCACGCCACCGCATCATCCTCCCCGAATTCCTGA